AGAGTATACGCTTGGTTGGTTTGCTGCCATTCATAAGCCCTTACAGGAAAGTTAAATTCTGCATCAGCCTGAGAGTGGAAAATATGTTTGTGGAGTGATTCTATTACAGGGTCTATGTCCTTTTTGTaggaaacaaacacaatgtccacagatttacactaaacttacacagtttaaagataatgaaagtagaaatcttccctgaaaatattacttgctgaggtgctgtggtaGGTGCTGTggtagaaatgagtaaaacaatgtaatgaaaaacattttcgtctcactgatcatgagacaaaaattattttagcatgtaaaaacgtattttcatgacattgttttactcattttgtcAAAAACTCATTATCTAATATTTTGAGGTTTATTTCTACTAATATTATCCTCAAAcattgtaagttttatgtagatctgtggacattgccttttgagttacaaaaagtacctaaatctTTTAATAGGAATGTAGCAGTAATGtcacatccttttttttttgctctggCGCTATTATATTGCTTTCTGGCTATTTGATAATGGAAACTCGATTAGTattctcaattttgtttttctaaatctTTTAATAGGAATGTAGCAGTAATGtcacatcctttttttttttttttgctctggCGCCATTATATTGCTTTCTGGCTATTTGATAATGGAAACTCGATTAGTattctcaattttgtttttaatattttgaccTTCCACAGTTGCCCTGTGCCTCGGTGCCGCCATGTTTGCATCCGGACTTGTACATCGTGTCTGTGTCACAACATGGTACGTATTCACTCATGATTAGAAGTAAAGATTCAGGTTCTAATACCTGCCAGGCTGGTCACCTTAATACTTACcatagttgcttctctccacacAGGAAGGGTGTGGGTTCAATACCCGGTCATggaacctggggtggatttcacaaagagttaggactagtcttatctcgagttaggaccagttactcgtcctaacttaggactatcaatgcaatttgtatatctcctaggactaatcctttgtgaaatcgaccctgtGCCCTTGAGCACGGTAcctaaccataattgcttcgtaaaaagttgaAAAGGTAGTTAATTCTGCTCTACCAGGCAGGCCCTTAGTTGTTAATactcatgcctacatccttactgCCTGTGAAttgggttaaccctgtttcagccccaggagtaggggCAACGTGCCCCTGAGGTTGTGGCAGTTGGTTTGAATCGAAAGTCACCTTTCGGCTTGTGACGTTAGGTgatctctcataaaaaaaatgtaaataaaaacataacagGGTAAATATTGAGTGTGTTTGATTATGAATGCTTTGCTAGAAAGTATGTTCTCTTTGTGTGGTGTACATCCATAAAGATTGTCTGAGAGCTTGAGTTATTAAGCtaatggtctttgaaaaaatgaaaaagcctttgattAGGCATCTGAGAGTTTACCAATTCGTgcaacaagcgtgttttttctgtcatcattcttttgcaacttcgatgaccaattgagtccaagttttcacaggtttgtattttcGTCGTTcgtaccacgaactgacctaactcgttcactgttttaaaaaacgtgttcagagaaaatcacgattgaagttgcactacttttgaaactgctgtttcggagtctgcttaccaactttattgtattattttatgacgaaaacaaagctgaatactttattcatacagaaatatcaatgtgttttaatccctaaaactattttaataagtaattaattcctaaacagatgggtcactttgtgaaattgaaaatttcatttttgcctgcagcgcgctgtgtacaaaccaatgcgtattagagacctatcgagatcggtcactttgtgaaaatactACGCTCCCCAGTTAGGTCACTTCGTGGTACGAAAATTTGCATGCGCGCCATAATCGTGCGCGCTGTAGCGCATAGTTTAACCATTGGTAAAGCGACGTAtctagataggtcactttgtgaaaagacaAAATGGCAAGTCCAGCGATGCGTTGTTTATactaattagtgtaattaccaaactattacatattaggcactgaaacttgctgataatgttaacagcattgagtttgtcaataatttgttttaaaacaaatttgcgaaaatgtgtgattttgtgtCAGTTAGGTCAGTCTGTGGTGCGACCGACGATTTAATgcatgagaatactggtctttcgactttgacaattaccaaagttgtctaGTGGCTTTAATACAAAGACTGAAGACTAAcccattatgtttttttttttttgcagttttatATTCTCTCTGGTGGCTGTGTATTACATCAACAAGATTGCCCAAACCAAGTATGCACCTATCGTCGCCACCCAACAAAGCCAAGGAAAGAAGAGGAGATAAAAAAATCCACTGACACATTCACTCGGATCATCTTTGTTATATTCTAAAAAAATGTCCCCATTTATAAGTCAAAATCAAAACCAACCAAAGAATGCAATTTTATAAAAACTCAAAGTAGGGTTGGAATGGATTAAAGccttgttcatacttcctgcgaatgtgaatgcgatgttttcgcaacaaataatttgcatcagttgaaatgtgctcaactcctgcgaaacatagTGAAAATAGggctgtgatgtcaaaatttgtatcgcattagcatttgcaggaagtatgaacctggctttatTCTCAAGCACCAATTCAAACTAATCCAGTGGTTTCTCCTGCTAAGATGTATGAGTTGTCGGgataaaagaaaaatgttttaaaaatatttcatttttctCCCTTCATCTTCAGATTTGTTTCAAAAATGTGGAGATGCAAAACCAAAAAGACATAACCCTATTTATGATATAACCTCAAGATTCCTTAAAGAAAACTGTGTATCATTGGcagcagtttttgaaaaaagggcgAAGGGTCGAGTAGTCTGCCATGCATCCGATTGGTTGAATGTTCACTTTGGCGTAAGCAAATTAATCATGTACCAAGATTGAACCGTATTTTTTTCAGATGACTAGTTTGCAATTTACTACTGTTTTAATTGGAAACAAGTCTAGCTTTTTAAACCTAACCCTTTTTGTTGAGAGTTACACTTTAAGTTACTAAACCTTTGTCACAACTTTAATGTCATTAAGTTGAACTTTGCTCCcaataaaatttgaaaaaataatggTAAAGAAAAAGATTGGTTTTATTTTTCACCATGTTCATATATTATAATTAGAAATAAGTTGTTGCGGGTAATTATTGATTACTCCTGTGTCCTCCTGAGAAAAGTAACTTCCACTCGGGAAAGGAGGTGTGGTTGGAAAGGGTTGGGGGTGTGATCAGAAAGGATGAGGGTGTGGACAGAAAGGATGTGGGTGGTGGTGAAAGTTCCTGGGTGTTACTAAAGATGGATTGAACTCTGATTGTTGGAGGGAGGGTGCTACCTGTCCAAGGCAATTgtcgattttgttttataaagtcTTGGATAGGTGAGGAAACTTCACATTCTTGATTTAAAACGGTCCGGGGATGGTTTTCCATAAAAATCACTGCGTTTTTAGGTGGTCACATGTTTTAGTAAaacactgatttttgctccacAGTTTGCAAACCAATGttgaattataataataatagacctttTTGCACAAACGCACATTGCACAAGCACTAACTGTTGCATGAGGTGaatgctggtctagctataaACTAGCGATCAAACTAGATCAGAttctcaccagggcccaatttcatagagctgcttaagcaaaaatttgcttaagcacaaacattgcttggtaaaatcagattaccggccaagactccactcaattgttatgctaagtaaacaacagctaaatactagcaatgtatatggcgtgaaattttggccagtaacatgtgtaaaataagcgagctattttcgtgctttgcttaagcagctctatgaaattggccccaggcctCATCCAAAAATGCCGATTATGTACATTAGTGAGTGGGCATGGCTAAACTCCACGTTCACTAGCACTGCCCGAAAGGTTGAGGAAAAAAAATCGCGAGCGGGCTCACTTGTCTTGCGCCCTCTGTTGTGAAGAAGTTGAACAGCTGGTTGTATAAAAAACATGTGTCGTGTTGATTGACCTTGTCGTACATACCCTGGACAGCCGGCCCACCAGAAAGCTAGAGAAAAGAGCATGATCTTCCATGGCTCTGTTATACTTCTGAGAAAGTTTATTTGCTGAGCCTCAACCAAAGATAGGATATACAGCGCCGTATCAACCCGAATTAAGTTTCTTATGTGAGTGACATGATGGTTACATaaacttctagaaactataactATATTTCAGaagtatcctggtgtcatgtgttttcagtaggataacaggaaaattgttcataatcaaaaactaaatatttttttgtcaattcatctatccaattttttaacaataacactttcacttcatggtgtgttgacatttttaaagttttggttttacgttgcgagagatagtccgccattaacagtgcttatgcatgcacgacattggagcaacgtcatatgttttcacacctttcattggttggtattttattgaatattcagaagctagtatggcgtgcaaaataaatcaaaaatattgttcaattagtacttaacaaatttaattacatttttgtcctaaggcattatggctactatattagaatccagagatatcataaggcatgaaagtaaaacaccccaccccccttgatgcactcacacttcataacaatccgttttcccccatttcagaccagtaatgtttggtttcaggagataagaaaccaatctatgatattttctctttaatgtagacttaatatttattacgcttatcggaatttataacagttatgcagtaaataaattaaaaaaattgttgtcattttcacttaaaatattttaatattttccccacatttgcacaccaaagaatcccaaatagtaaccacctcacgtgatccatctagtgactaaagcagaatgaaactcaattttgcagatagtaattttgttttgaactttcgaggttggatgatgtttctttgactcatttgaatgttggcataataatgcagggctcgaatttggggaaaaaatccacaagaccgcagGGCTTGTTGCTCAGAATTTTTACTGGACTGGAAGattttttacaagaccaaaattttattaggaaaaaaaaaaagttaacacgaTAGAACAGCAGGCCTTTTTCATCCCTTAGGAGGCTTTTTTTTGGCTGTGAAACCCAATCAATAAAGTTCCATATACCTACTTCACGTCATTCTTGCCGCCTCCAAAAAAGAAATTCCGATTTGACAGGCAAATCACCAACAAAACACTGCAACGTGCAGCATTCATAAAAAGATCGTCATAAAAAGATTGACCAaaaatctatactattaaaagcgtaacctgcgccatcttggattgaaaattagaaggtccagtggtatggcatccttgtggaatccaacacggttgtttgtgtggaattcaatacgtttgtgtggtttcagacgtcgggttgcaagtctgcaaaacccggatccaaactggcacttacaagtcatgtgattggaggaagtttgggcggcgaccgtgcgtcaaccactggtcgatgttgttaccagacttcctagaaatctttctgaaaggcgactcattggacagtgtttcgcagatggtgctccggattggttcattcattgccccttgaacgcccacccgccattcgatccgccctttttggtcaggttactttcgtgttgtactaagcatggttctccggattggttcattcattgccgtgcagggtcgaaagggtcgaagaggctgggtgccaggacaaatccgaaaccaatctcacgaatttgaccgaatttgcattgaatggattaagtaccgtagattgatgtttcgcaggtgaccatgtgtcaaccactggtcgatgttgttatcagacttcctagaaatccttctgcgggtgactcatttgttgaaaagattaaatggagaatatttatagaaaagcattcacttccaaacggcatgagaattatcatgatgaacaaggatgggatcaaacggaagcttaataatttggaaacattgggtagggccggctataggttggaaggtgtctaagggaactttacaattagtaacattttgggggtgggggccttacacaaagagccattctggtcagtgtattgtgagtggtgtgttgtctggtttgagacaggccacctgttgcttggtgaagaaggtcgccgtgggaccacttaaggttgacagtgggtggcgaccttggaccttttgccagtaaactcaaatgggtacatgaattcCGTTtcagaatacggtctgttcatggaggtataatgttgcagtttcagagtttaaccatggcggtagaattgtgaaaccattccttactctatggtgaaacttatacacacacgtcaaaggcttttttgaagctgtaaaaaaagaactttgctttgcatttggtcaaagttgttaagcaaaacgacattaagtttccttttgaataagtccattcacaaaattggttagagcagtgtgtcggtcaggtctcagaatgtacattttgccaaatccattatgaagattaatttagccatcggcccgtcgggttggttactgatggagataatattaacaaaagagacctcgtgcgactgaatggggtacatttttaggagtttgtctattgacccaaactggacgtaacaaaccctaaacatgacttgacatgctttctgaaagttaaataagttagagaaaattaaggagtggggacgagtttatcatttttatttagtttgtacgatatagggttccagagatatgggatgtatggaggtttgttcctagagcagcgtgaacatgaacgcggtcagaaattgtgtcgtttgtcgttcaaatttcgcgagatgcaataagcccaaagtgacaataaaacaaaaccagacctggcgttaggcgtgagactcacgcatttgggctctgtctcacgctcacacgcacatcaaccattattggggcgagatcgggaaaaaaaattaacgactttttttgtacaaaatttgtacaaacagagcgcaaatttgcagattgcgcacgcttttgctcatccagtaggttcagctcaaattcggcacagcgcaaaacgcttattgcgcacaagtttgttccgattcttttagcaaattcgttgaaatgcgctccactagcgaagacacaacaggcagaagaagtgagcgattgattttggacatcatttttagtcaatttttttcaagtttggaaggaaataatctgacacaatcgaacctccacacattaaccatcaacatctcctgtgtacctcaagtgagttttaattattctgaggaggcttttgatgcattttgaaacactttttgtccacaattaaatttcacattgttttatttatttataaacaaaaaaaaaaataaaaaaaaggttgggcggcgatttaaaaaggccttcttaaactggcaattttttttccggggggatggggattgagctttgaaaaatctcacacatagctagcctctggacttggcatctctgcctgcaaaacacttttttgacgttcacgttaagtgctcccgttatacatgcagcctattgaccagaaagtttacaagaccaattcagatgagaataaactaaaaataggcctacgctcttaccacccccgcccccccccgaaaaaaaacagtagataaattagatttgtggcacacagcatgttccaaaaactcgctttacttatagtgctgtagcaacgctatgtatcgtgggacgtaaaaatgtcatttttgacgatgttttttaaaaaggaaatgcaagcattatgaatgtatattgagtgtgtggagaaagttttggtagtgtagttcaaaagaaactttagttattgctggctaacggtcagtttcacctatcaacgctgatttgaaaaacgtgtaacgttagggaggcccaacatattagacccctataaggattacgggggagccttatagtttctagatgcataaggtacgttgtctaacccaaaacgaggtgggtacagccactgcaagtagtggtggacgtgcgaaatagcttcattttgggttagaattatgacgccatgcataaatattgagagaggcgtataacaccctcacccacatttcgaaatatttgtgtaaaggatttttatatcctagcggggtgccgcgcgaagcgcggcatcccgctagtttgTATAAAAATTTGACAGCAGTAGTCAGAAGCTCATCACTGTTGGTAGCCATACTTAGCAAGACGTTTGGCAACAAGACCTTACTTTTAATCCATGCAACACAGGGATGTGTGGTATTGCAACCAGACCTTCTTAATACAAAGTCAACACTCCTTTGTAAGGTATCAGACTTTACACATGGTCAGTGGTAAACAAACATCGCTGTACTAAGGTGTGCCGCCGCGCCGGGTACCAACACATCACTCCCTCGTCCCCGCTCGCTCACTCCCCGGGTGCATAAACATAAATGGTTTGAGACTAGATGTACAAGGTGTGGGCATGAGTAAACTGAATGGAAAACTTGTATGCAGCCTGATGCACGTGAAAAAAGGACGGATTGACGTTCCGCAGGCGTGCTCAGAACACTGATTTGacgacaagtaaaacaaaaacttttattttaagtgagattgaaatacattttttaatgaaagataatatatttcatataattatttgtaatagTAACTATATTAgtatgtataaaaaaacacacaagaccGCCGGACTTGTTCGGCATAAAGTTTACTGGACCgaagctaaaatcactggcctcgggcctgcGGTCCAGCGTGAAATTCGAGCCCTGCTTCAGTGACAGTCACAGACTGTCATTTAATGCATTAGTGaatagtaccaaaaatcaatcattttataaatgtttgagcataaccattaaccaacgacaggaaactttattctcagcatgattaagcctgatgaaaatacagtccgtgagtaaactgcatagcttctgtcaccggtgcagcttgcacaatttcgcggtaaacgggaatcaaagttggggaccgaaaacatatgagggtcgatactGATGACGCTACGATAGGTTATCATTgaccaaggcccacactttgtgtatcacaacttatatataaaataacctgtgaaaattaaggctcaatcggtcatcggagtcgggagaaaataacggggaaacccacccttgtttccgcacgtttcgatgtgtcatgacatgtgtttaaaataaatcggtagatctcgacaacgagaattgataattgttttaatgttttctcgaaaagtaaagcatttcatggaataatatttcaagaaaagtctttcaccattaccttctgtaaaccctgtaagttatttgtaaatctgtgatttaaaaaaaaaaaaattctgtgccgaaaagtgtataatggctttaaaggtacactattggtaattgtcaaagaccagtcttctcacttggtgtatcccaacaagcAAAAAATAActagcctgtgaaagtttgagctaaactggtcatcgaagttgcgagaaaataatgtgagaaaaatacccttgttggacaaatgtgtgtgccttcagataggaataaaagacttcctgGCTAGAAGTCcttttttaatgagaaattacctctttctcaaaatctatgctacttcagagggagccgattctcttaatgttttataccatcaatagctctccaatgctcgttcccaagtcggtttttaagttaatatttgttttgagaaattaccaaacgtgtatcttccctttaaattatCACAACCAGTACACTTTCTGATTGTAAATTGAAAAATGTACATCAATCTGAATCTAAATACATCGACAATCTCCAACTCGTTTAATGGTCCAGTAATTAGATTAGAACTACACCTATAATAATTGactattttgaaaataaaaatatgtgaACGCTACTTTGAtaccttgttttttttattcagatgcATGGAGAGTTAAACTAAGTTCAACATGACAGAAGACCCGAGCACAAAACCAGTCAAGACACAGATACTAAAGGTTCTCCACTCAAGTGCCAGCGATGGTGACCTTCAGACTGTGTCCAGATTGATCAATGGAATTGCTGATGTTAACGGGGTTGACGATCACGGCTGGACTGCGCTGATGTTAGCAGCCAGGAATGGCCATGATAAAGTTATCAAACTTCTTCTGGACAAAGGGTGAGTTAGATAGTAAGCCTGTTGTGCAAATTAATTAAAAGGaggaaagaacaaaaacttgcatttgtttgtgttaattCCTGTTGGGGACTATGGACCGTtacggctttccactaagctgcgcccaccgcgcacgtgaacAAGACccgtgtacgagcactcccaatgacattctgcacgattctgccgcacgtgccaaatatacgcgccaaatgaccgagtttgtctgaccacaatcattgctgtgattggtcaaatgggtgaacgcgcacagcttatttgacaggccggatcggtccattgtgGTTcaaagcatagagtaaggacagagctgtccttactctatgttcAAAGTATTTCCCCAAATACTGCTAATCTTTGTGTGCATACATGGAGAATCATTGATCATGCTTCTTAGATTTTGGCTCTGAAATGTTGTATAAAATGACGTGTTCAATGAGGCATTTAACAATTGGATAACCAATGCATTCTATCCTTTATGTTGGAACTCATTTGCTTGTCAACTTAAATCCTCAGAAATTACTTGTATTGTTTACTTACTTTGGTTTACTTTGGTGTTGAGGCTTGAAGCTGCAGCTCATGTGCCCCTCTTTACTGCACTGGGTTCACGTTGTATTTGTATCTAAAAGCTTATAAATCCCTGAATCTCCATTTGTATGCAATTGTACATTTTAAATCCATTTTGCCGGCCGATGTATAACCCCCTAAGGCACATGTctatttccattttgtttgttcatatctgtattgttttagtttttgtagCAACAGTGCATTGAGTCGTGTTATTGTGTCCTCCCACCCTTTTTTGGGGGACCATTGTCTCCAAGCTAAGCTTGGGTGTTTGTtcccgagtggtttagagccaTGAAATCAAGTTCTGTAAATACCACCGACATCTCCTCAGGATTCTTATAGCGTCCATAGAAAATAGaaaaagcataacaaaattaatttttcataATTCTTAAATCAATAATTATATGCGAAAAACCCCATAAATGTAGAGACTGCAATCACTCAGCACCGAGTCCACATGCGCAAACTATAGGGGGCGCTTTCCagggttaagtcatcagagtgtgggttcgaatcgtgGTCACGACACTTCTGTGTCCTgtagcaagatgctttactataattgcttttcttcacccaggggtataaatgaatacctgcgagggtagaggttggcATTATGTATGAGAAAGGTTAAAGGAAGGTTTactggcccaatgaccaggggtcgatttcacaaagagttaggaccagtcctaacttaggactagtcctaggagatatacaaattgcatggacagtcctaagttaggacgagtaactggtcctaactcgagataagactagtcctaactctttgtgaaatccaccccaaggGCACCTATTATAATGCTCCCCCGTACAGTTTTGTAGGCCTATAATGCGATAAATAAGAACTagttgttatgattttttaatgGATTCCTCTGTTAGTATCACATTTACTTTATTCTCACCTCTGATCTCTATAATTTCATTTGCATGTAACAACTTTTCTGtgattttctttcttaaaaaaattcACTTGAAACATGTAACAACTTTTCTGtgattttctttcttaaaaaaattcACTTGAAACTTGAAACCCGATAAGTAAAAAACTAAATATATTTATCCAAGAAATTATCCAGAGCATCATTAAGATGTTTGTCGATTCTCTATACCCACAGATGCGACTACACTCTGATGAACCCAGCCGGTCAGACTGCTCTCGCTATCGCCGATTTCTGGCACCATCCAGCCGTCTCGCATCTCATCAACCAACACGCTCAACAAGGAAGTAGTAGCGCCGACAACAACAATATCATCAATTTCTTCGGCCTCAGCGTCCTGGATCGGTTCAGTCACAAGAGAACGGACAAGGAGTGGCTGAAACAAAAACGGATGGACCAAGCGTCAACGTTTGTCCTGTTCAGCCAAAGTAGTCCCTATGTCACTTGGTCGGACAGCAGCAGTTGTAGAGTGTGCCGCTTCCAATATAACCAGCTACAATTTCTCTTGGAGAAGCCGGAAGGCGATCAGCCAACTCTGATCTTCTTAGGAGTTGGAAAGATCCCTGTTTTAGAATCCGAACCATCACCCTCAGACAGTACCTCTTCAGCTACTACTACCTCTTCAGCTACTACTACCTCTCCAGCCACTACTACCTCTAATTCAGACGACCCCGCCTGGTTTGCTCTGGACGTTGCAGACATCCCCGAAGATACCATAAAAGGAATCGCCCCAAGCGCGGAGCTGCTCTCCCCTAAAAATTATTTGGCGCTGATGTCATTGGCCGATAATGAGGCAGGTGTAATTGGTCAAGCGAGGGCGCTGTTTTCATGGCATGACCGATACAAATTTTGCCCGACCTGTGGAAGTTCAATGAGGATTGAGGAGGCTGGATACAAGCATGTGTGTGAAAACAAAGGTAAGGGTCA
This genomic stretch from Asterias amurensis chromosome 9, ASM3211899v1 harbors:
- the LOC139941555 gene encoding NAD-capped RNA hydrolase NUDT12-like, with the protein product MTEDPSTKPVKTQILKVLHSSASDGDLQTVSRLINGIADVNGVDDHGWTALMLAARNGHDKVIKLLLDKGCDYTLMNPAGQTALAIADFWHHPAVSHLINQHAQQGSSSADNNNIINFFGLSVLDRFSHKRTDKEWLKQKRMDQASTFVLFSQSSPYVTWSDSSSCRVCRFQYNQLQFLLEKPEGDQPTLIFLGVGKIPVLESEPSPSDSTSSATTTSSATTTSPATTTSNSDDPAWFALDVADIPEDTIKGIAPSAELLSPKNYLALMSLADNEAGVIGQARALFSWHDRYKFCPTCGSSMRIEEAGYKHVCENKECRSLKGVHNTCYPRVDPVTIMAVIHPDGNQLLLGRKKQFPRNMYSCLAGFMEPGETIEDAVRREVHEESGVKVGHVTYHSSQPWPMPSTLMIGCFGYAVSTEITVDTQELEDARWFARRDIVAALQAGRGTGDTRSGIGEDPKLLLPFKQAIAHQLVKAWVGMTANL